The genomic DNA AAGGCAACACGAGCTCTCGTCTAGCCGGCATTAGGTCCCAGGCACGAGCAGCGCCGTTCTCAATGTCTCATTGGCTCGCTCATCACTCTTCGCTGGGTACTCTACGTCACTTCAAGCACGGACTCTCTCATGTGAAAGCGAGACCCTAAACGGATAGGCGTGTGCAGAGAATACTTCCGTACTCTCTCCAGTGCATCCTTCAGTAATGTCACGCAATGAGTTGGACAGAAAAGCCACCCCATCGGGGGATGCCCAAACAGGCCAACGTTGAAAGAGAGACTCACCTGTCTGCCCTTCCACGCAAGGTTCAAGAAACTACATAGGCCAGGTCCCTTGCGTACAAACATCCATTTTCTCCCTTGAAAAAGTTTCACAAGGTTCTACCGTAAACCTTCATTTCGACTTCATCCCACCACCAACCCCCACACCGAGGGACGAGGGACGCAGATAAGAAGATGCTGCAATCACGTGTAAATGCTCTCGCCGCCTTGGAGAAAAATCGGGGAAGTTCAAGGGGCTGCCAGATGACCATGGCAATTTTTTCCTCGACAGATGCGCCCAAGGGTCTAGTCTATTCCCGCTGACCTTCCTTTCGAGTCTTTTCTAACGCCGTTTCCATGGATTTTCCATGTAGTTCGtttctttctccttttttcccccccttcggtTTTTCCCCTTGGGCACGATGCTgtatgtactctgtactctcGAAGCTCGCTTCATTCTTGCTCGGCATCCACCGTTttccgccatcgccgaccacGTCAGTGACACCGAGTACAAATTTCACAAGCAAGCAGGGTGCGCATTCAATATCTGATAGTCCGTCCCCATTACCTACTTTGGCCTTATTGTTTTCCTCCCTGCAAAGCTGTCTGAACTCGGATGAGAAACGGCTGGCCGCACACAACAAAATGAGGCGCCTTGAACCTCCCCTCCATCTTCACTTAGCCCCTCGTCGGAAGCGACGGGTGCTTCCCTACTTCCATCTGTTTGCGAGAAAAACCACTCTGTACCCATGTTGGAAGCCGCAGAGTGCCAGGCTCCCGAGGCCTCTTTCCGCTGCCCACCTCGCGCGACTCAGGCGCACCTGGCACCCACCAATCCTGACTAGTTATCTGCCACAAATAATGGCCATGTGATAGCATCTCAGACCCGGGCAAGTGGATCGCGTTTCTCATTCCACCAAGCACGAGCAACCAGCTGGCATTTTGTCGGTCAGCACGCGCTTCCTGGGTGGTTTGTCCGAGGAACGAGGAATAGTGTGCGCAGTCACCTCCCAACAACACAACGCAGTGCAGTCTTCACAAGAGACACAAGACATCGATCCCACATCCGAGGGGCGTTTGTCTCCAAACCGAGTGGGATCAAGATCTGCCAACGGCCCGAGCGCCGTGCATTGTAACATTCCCCTGCCGTTGAGGAACTGTCGAGTGCTCATTTGCAAGAGGGTTTGCCGCAACCCAAAAGCAAACATGTTCCTCATTTTAGCTTCAAACAAGCGTACACCACCTGACAATATTTGTTGGGCTTTACCCCGGACCTCGGCCACTTGCCGTGAGCAGAGGCCGCAGCATAAATCCTACGGCACCTGGAAAAGCTCGTGAACGACATCAGGCTTTTTGGGCGCGGAAGTATCAGAAGTTAATCTGCCCCCTCCTCTGGAATTGGAAAGTCCTGAAACCCATCACGGCGGTCATGTTGATTGCAGTATGTATGGCACCTCTGACGCCGCCCTGGTAACAGCGCTTTCCGCCGAAAGGCGAAAAGCAGTACTTGGGCAGCTCTTATGGAACCGGAAGGTTTCCTCTGCGCGTCACGAAATCGCAATTCACATCAACGACGACACAGATGATCCCGACAGAATGCCGGTTCAAACGTGGTAATATAATGTGCTGCACTGTCTAAAAGGACGCGGTGgtgaagagaagagaaaacaAGAAACGAACGTGAAAATTTCGGCGCGATGTAAGCTCACCAGGGGATCCACTCTGCCATTACCGAGGGGGTGCTGATCATGTGACTTACCGCCAGCCCAAGTCCAGGAGCTCGGACGGTTGTTATGCTGGGCCTTTCTTACGTAACCACCTGCCCCTTGGACCTGCGTGCTTAGCTAAGGCTATTCTTCTCAGCGGCTACCGTGGCGGTACAGAGTACTCTCCGTCATGCCCGATGCCGCGCCCGGGAGCGGTGGCTTCCCAAGAAGACGTAAGGCTGTCATTGCAGTGTGGCCCGTGCTCCCCCGACTCCAAGGAGACATCGTGGTTTCAATATTGGCCAGCTACAGCGCGGTGCTGTACGACCTGCACACGACCCGCGATTTAAAGACACAGCTTCCCACCAGCACTTTCTGATCGTTTGACTCCTTGAATAGCTGCACGACCGCGCGTACTACATGATACGACCCTTCCCACTGTCGTGAATTCCCTGGCCAGCGCGCCAATTGACTTCCCGCCCACCGCCTCTCCCCTTTTGCCCCTCGATCCCCCCGCCTTGGCAACCTGAGTTCGCAATGGCGTCCGCCGTTTTCTTCCTCGACTTGAAGGGCAAGGTTCGCATCTCGGTGCTTGGTTTCTTCCCGTGGAGCTGAAGAATGCTGACGATCGCCCGCGACAGACCCTGCTTGCCCGCAACTACCGCGGTGACATCCCAATGTCGGCCGTCGAGAAGTTCCCCGTCCTCCTAAgcgaagcagaagaagaatCATCCGCCGTTCCTCCGTGCTTCTCACACGAGGGTATCAACGTACGTATAAAAGTTCCGGAGTTGCGCCCATCGCCCAAGCCTGCTGGCTGACACCACGCGCGCCTAGTACCTCTACATCCGTCACAACAACCTCTACCTTCTCGCCCTGACAAAACGAaacaccaacgccgccgagatcctcctcttcctgcaCAAAATCGTCGAAGTCTTTACGGAATACTTCAAGGCCCTTGAGGAGGAATCCATCCGCGACAACTTTGTCATCATTtacgagcttctcgacgagaTGATGGACTTTGGCTATCCGCAGACCACCGAATCCAAGATCCTCCAAGAGTACATCACGCAGGAGTCCCACAAGCTCGAGATTCAGGCTCGCCCCCCCATCGCCGTCACCAACGCCGTCTCCTGGCGCTCCGAGGGCATCCGTTACCGCAAAAACGAGGTCTtcctcgatgtcgtcgagagCCTAAACCTACTCGTCAGCGCCAACGGCAACGTCCTGCGCAGTGAGATCCTCGGTGCGATCAAGATGAAGTGCTACCTCAGCGGCATGCCCGAGCTGCGCCTCGGCCTCAATGACAAGGTTATGTTCGAGACGACTGGCCGCACCACCCGcggcaaggccatcgagaTGGAGGATGTCAAGTTCCACCAGTGCGTGCGCCTGTCGCGCTTCGAGAACGACCGCACCATCTCCTTTATCCCGCCCGACGGCGAGTTCGAGCTCATGAGCTACCGTCTCAACACACAGGTCAAGCCCCTTATCTGGGTCGAGTGCGTCGTCGAGAGCCACAGCGGGTCGCGTATCGAGTACAtgctcaaggccaaggcccaGTTCAAGCGGAGGAGTACGGCCAACAACGTCGAAATCATCGTGCCCGTCCctgacgacgccgacactCCGCGCTTCCGCACCAACATTGGCGCCGTCCACTACGCCCCTGAACAGAGCGCCATCGTGTGGAAGATTAAGCAGTTTGGTGGCAACAAGGAGTTCATGATGAGGGCGGAGCTGGGTCTTCCTTCGGTACGGGGCGATGACGAGCACGGTGGCGGTATGaccggcggcttcggcggaAGCATGGGTGGCGTCGGCGCGCCGGGCAAGGGCGCCAAGAGGCCGATTCAGGTCAAATTCGAGATCCCCTATTTCACGACAAGTGGTATCCAGGTGAGGTATCTCAAGATTACAGAGCCAAAGGTAAGCCTTGCACTATGGATACTCGAAGTGGGAGCACCTTGCTaacctgcagcagctgcaaTACCCCTCACTGCCTTGGGTCAGATACATCACCCAGTCGGGAGACATAGCAGTGAGACTGCCCGATGCGGTATGAGCATCGTACTCGCATAGTTGTAACGCAATATGAGTCTACTATAGGGGTTCTGATTTCAGCGACCCTATTACTTGTTTTTTTCGAAGCGGAATAGAAAAATGAGTTGAGGCTTACGGACACCCCCGGTTGGCACCTCGAGACGATAGACAGGCGAGACTTTGGGGGCGATCACTTCACGTATTTATTTAGTCTGGTTAACCACGACGAGGGTCGCACGATGACGGAGGGCTCAATACATCAAGTTCCTGCAACCAAACGAACAGTGCGAGTAGCCGTGTCGACAGAGGAATACGCGTGGCGCTTCTGCTCGGAGGATGCCCTTGTCTACATGGACAAATGTTTGTTGATTATAGACCGCGCATCTCTGTCTTCCGCATCCACCTAACTCAACTTAGACCTACCGCGATATCTCACTGTCGCGGCACAAGTAGGATTGGGAAAGAGACTGCCAATGGAATAAAAGTTGAACAAAACTCAGCCGGTATAATGAGCCATCGATGACTAACGTTCCTGGGGGTATTAATCTGTTCATTTAATTTCAATGTCTCGTTGTCGAAAACTACTAGGTATTGAATTGAAAAGTGAAACCCCGGAACAGAGATAGGTCCACGCAAAAATTACGACTATCCAAACATCAAGTGCCTATACAAGGAAGAATGATAGGCGACTGCTCAACCAGTAATCGCTACGCCTCTCTGTTCAAAGGAAAAAATGGCATCATACGTCGATCCGGACAGGTTGTCACAGTCATAGCAGATGCGGACCATGACCCCTCGCGGAGGACCTTTTGCGTCAGGTTCTGATTAAGTCTCGACGTTAGCCATCGACACAGGGCTTGTTGGCCGAAGGGAGACTCTCGCTCACCCGCACGCCCTGAGCGGCTGCCTGCCAGGCGACCGTGGCTCCAGAGCCCGTCCCTGAAGGCGTCGTCCGCATGGCCGGGCCTCCTggccaggccgaggaggccgatCACGATCCCGAAAGGCCCGCCGAGACCCCtggaaggcggcgccgactGGGGCGCCGCGTACGTGCTCGGCAGGAGGTGCGGGACCCACGACGGATCCCTGTCGGCGACGGACCGTTCCGGGCCCAGGATGCGGGTGCGTCCGGGCTCGTGGGGGTCGTGTCGGAACCCCAGCGGCGACCACTTGTGGTCGATATTGAAGTCCATCGTCGCGACCGTCGAGATGTCGGTGCTGGTCCAGATGCAGGGGAGGAAGCGCCAGCAGTTGAAGACGCTGTGCGTCGAGTACGTCACCATGGGGTGGTAGTAGGACACGGGCTGGCCCATGTCGTCGAAGGCGTGATGGAAGGTTGCGATGTCGCCGGGCGAGCCCCGCCGGGGCCGGTTCCAAAAGTACTCGGGCGCCGCGGTGACGGTCCCGTTCTGGTATCGCCACACGGCCCCGACGGTCTCATCGCCGTAGCATTCGATGCCCTCGGGCGGGAGGGGGCTGCCGAATCTATCGACGAAGGGACCGCGGCCGTGGCCCTCGTCGATAACATCGAGCTCGTTGACAACAAAAAGGAAGCtgaggggaggaggagatgatgatgatgatgatgttgatgacGATTTCTCGGGCTTGGCGCTGCCAGCTGTGCTAATGATTTTGTGGTCTTTCTGGCTATCTCTCTTATCGCTCTTCCTCCCGTGTTCATGGCGACGGTGGCTCTTCTTGATTTTGTTAGAGAAGGCAAATAGTAATGGCCGGGGCCTAACGTACGCCGGAATACATGGGGGCCGTCTGGTCCTGATTTATTTGACGACTCTTGAGTGACAAGTGTTGGTGGTTACGGTCAACCTTCAGAGTGGCGTGGAGGACTTTGATAGTGTACTCTGTGGAGGGAGGTCTGTGGAGGGAGGCTGGTTAGGTTTCGGCCGAATGCTTGTCTTGTCGCGACTGTCACGCAAGATTTGGATGATCTCGTCAAAAATGACAGAGATTGGGAGGCGCGGGGGGTGGTAGTTGTAGGACGCCATGCAGCCGTTGCTAAAGGGGGGAACACATCAGTACTTTCGTCGCAGCCTAAGAATACAGTCCGACATTCTTCAGCGAAGAGAATATTACGGGCATGCAGCCCTGACCGTTCTCGCGACGTCCAGCGTGATTGGTTTCTTCATTTGTCGTGACGAGCATCCGTCCGAGCCCAACATAACCCGGAATGGGTGACGCCTTTCACGAGCACCCCGTTTCTTTGCACGGAGAGGACGTGGACTATGGGTGGAATGCCCTGATCTGCGTCCCCTTTCCTGATGGCGACGAAGGCCAGGGTCAGGTATGGTCACATGCCGGATGGTTTCTATTCGGCCACGTTGTCTTTCGGTGAAGAATGACTGCATGCCGAACCCCTCCAGGCGGAGAGCGAGGATGCCAATTCTCGAGACCCAGACACAGGAATTCCGATAATGAGGGTGAGGGTGTCGTTGCTTCCTCGGCTTTGCAATGCTCTTATGCCGTCGCAACCCAGCGAATGAAATCTGTAAACCCTCTCGTTGCTCGCAGCCAGATCGGGATGACCGTCTCTTATCGGACGGGGAGCCAGGGCGTATAAACTCCACGTCCTGCTGCAGAACTGCTGCAAGGCCGTCGTCATTCCCGATGTTGGATGCAGAAGCAGCTGTGTTCTTGCGGGCGGAGTGGACTCGAGCGTGGAGAGAAGTGCTTGGATGGTCGGCAGCCTCCCCCGCTAGCCGTTGGCTTCTGGATGACTTGCATGACGGTAAGCCCACGACGGCCTAGCGTCTGCTCGGTGATACCCAAGCCTTCGTTCGTAACTAGTGAGGTGCTGGATGAAGCTGGAATGTTGGCTGATGGCTCCAGCTCATAGGCTCGGTTTTGGCTTGGATTGAAATGCGCAATTTGGTAAAAGCACCACAGGTGGAAATTTCCGCGAAAACCAGTCAACCGGAATTAGTTTCAAGAAGATGTAAGTCGGTATCAAAACTACGCGCGGCCAATGGAAGCCGTATAGTACCGGCTGTATTGGTATCTGGGTGCCAAAGCAATTGTCGTTCAGTTGAGGTGAAGGGCATGCTCGGAGAGAGTGTCCGAGACCGGCGTTTTCTACTCTATTGGAACAACAATAAGGAGGTCGTGGCGATATGGCGTTGAGCAGGACTGAACAGTCCACATGTTCGATCTTGGCTCATGACTTCCACAAAGCTCCCTTCCCAAACGACTGTCGACGCAGTGTTTATGTGTGTATGGAATCTACCCTGGATCCCTCCGCGCCCTGCAGAGAACGTCATACATAATTGATCTTGTTATAGATCACGGACGTATATAAACGTCTCCTCTTATCCCTGTGACTCTTCTTACTTTTGTGTGTAAAAATCTTGAAGATATCTCGAAACAGTAACGGCGGATGAAGGGTTCTGTGTCGGGCAGAGGCTGGGAGAGTGGACTAACCACTCTCGATCACCGGCGACAGAGATAACCGCAACTGCACACCGCTGTTTTGATCACCACTCAACGTCTGACCCGTCATTTGGACGCTTTGGCCAATTGGGCGAGAGCCAAGCTGCGTTACTTCTCCCAGTATTTACCCGCCATGGCTGGCGGTTCGTCGGAGGCGGGGGACCATGCACGAGGACTTATCAGAGAGACAAAACCGAGAATGGATTCTCGCACCGGTCAGTGAAGGTGCGGGGTTATGTCAATACTGGTACTGGCTGGTGTTGGTCTGCCAGCCAATGTCACGACAGCCAATTAGCCCGAGGTAAActtgggggggagggggagtcGAGGACTGTTACACAGGTAGCTGGAAGGCGAAGCCATTTGACTTTGAAGACACAGAACTCCTCGCTCAATGTGTGTCAGCTGAAGAAACAAGAGAACCTTATAGCCAAATACAGCAGTTGATGATTGGTGTCGTGAACGTCGCAGTGTAAGTAAATAGTAGAATGGGTTGTGTGACGTTGAGTTTAGCAGTTTTTAGCGCGATTTTGACGCCAAAGAGAACTTGGTCTGTTCCTAGGTTTCGGGTCGGACTTGATTTAATCACCCTCCCCTCAAAACCCCCCCGACATCTGTTGCTCTGCCATAGAAATCGAGCATCAATCCCAAAAATTTGCCATCAGGGTCCCCTCTAACTCTATCTCAAGAATCAACCTCCTTAGTTGCTGCCATCTACCAATCAAGAACAATCACTGTGCTGTGCGCGCCCTCTTGGACGATCtctcctggccctcgtcgtGGATTTCTTCCACCGTATTCCCGTGGCCAGAACCATCCATCTGGAGCGCTTCCTTGAGTAAGCGTTTCTCGCCGAGTctgacctcgacggccatccTCTGGCGAGAAGTCAGATTGCCGGATGCCAGCAGagcctcgtcttcttctgctgtTGTCGGGTACTGCGCCAATAGCTTCTGCAGCGCAGCAGCCACAACGTGCTGATAGACCTCGTCGCGCTTCCTCTTGTCGGGGATGAGGTCGCCGCGGACCTTCTTGATCGCCTTCAGGACAGCCTTCAGCTGCTCCTCCAGCTCTGCGGATACCTCCTGGACCTTGGCGGGCGTCGTGAGACGGCCTTCTGAGTCCGGCTCGCCGGAGTCGCGCTCCAGGACGAAGACGTCCTCGAAATCTTCGGGGTCCACGTGCTCTGCCTattttttgtttttcttccGTCAGCGCCATTGTAGACCATGGGCGTTTCTAATTATAAACATACCAGCTGCTTCCAGACGTCGTCAGTCAGCCTTAGCTGCTCGGTCAGGATGGACTGGACGAGGTCCCACGGGATCTCAACCACGTCGTAGCGAGAGTGCTTGGGGGTGACGTAGCCATATCTTCTGAGCAGTTCCGAGTTGGGGTGAGGACCATAGTAGTTGAGAATTTCCTCTCCGGCCTTGATGGGTcggagggcgacgacgcTGAGGTCGTCCTCTCCGTGGTTGACGTGTGCCTGTAATTCTGTCAGCACGCGCTCGATAGAAATGGCATGGTATGGCTTCTCACATTGAACTCGGCATCGGCGTTTAGGATGTCGGCCATCGGCACCATGCCCAGCATCGTCTTGCCGTCGCGGTCTTCGACCCATTCTTcattctcttcctcaggcTCCTCCTCGTTCTCCAGATCGAAGGCGTATGCCATGATGATACTTCCCATCCGGTGagccagctgcagcagctccgTCTCACTCGGTTGTGCCACACCTTGAGGGAAGAAGATGGTCGGGTTGGCTGCGATGACGGACAGAATCCGCGAGCGGAACATctcgtccgcctcgtccTTACCAATCTTTGACAGAACCGCGCTTCCCCTGAGCCACTCAAGATCGGAAGACTCCCAGAACATAAGGGTGTCAAACTTGTCGGGTAGGACCTCAAAGTACGGCTTCCAAGGGGAGGCATCGCCCTGAAGATACTCGTAGATCATGACCAGAATGAGAGAACCCCACGAGTCGAGGGGCTCGTTCTCCAtgtcctcatcgtcgccgtcgtttCCAGTGAAAACTTGGGGGATCTTCTTGGGCAGCTCGGATGTCTCAGTGTTAATGATGCTTTTTCTCGGGATGGTGAAAAGGACTGTCTCAGGGGCAATGTCCTTTGTGGCAACTAGCGATACATTAGCAAGTTTCCTCGGAAGAACATAGGGAAATTAGTCTCACTGATGCCACGTCCAGCATTCTGACCTCTCAGGTCGACGATTTGAATGTCTTCGTGGAATGTGGCGCCCTGGAGAGATTGGAACCAGGAGAGGAACTGCTGCGAGGCCGAGTTGAAATCGCCGGCAGCAGCCATTTTGTTGGATTGATCGAGGAAAGATATTTCAATCACTTGTATAGGTTAGAATTATTGATGCAACAAGTTGGTGCTGTTCTTTTCGCTTAGTTGTTGTGTGAGGGTTCTGTGAGTTGCCTTCTTCATGTTGCTGCTATGAGCGAGCTTCAGCGACCAAAATTTTCAGTCCGCAGTGCGTACTGTGCGCGACTTCGTTAGACGCACTCGCACAGTGTTCTTCATGGGCTCCACTTTTCCTTGTAGTTCGTGAGGCCGCAAGTGAAGTAGGTTCTTAGTAAACAGTGACATTTCTTAATCTTCCCCTTACAACTACACTGCATTTTTCTGGCTGAGGATTTAGCAATGCGTTGATGATTCAGCTTACTAGATCAAGGATCATGAAACGGACAGTAATGACTGTCACTACACCTCTTATGTTAAAGAAGCCTGCTTCTACTGCACATCCTCTGCAGTTCACGACTCAAGAGTCTTTTGAGAATTTGAATGCCCAAGAGATCAAGAGTTCAATTCCATGCCTACGAGCTTAAGAGTATCATACCATCGACTCAAGACTTTTTGAATAAAATCCATTGCTCCCTCCACCAACACGACAGTGAAAGCGTTATTTCCATCATC from Colletotrichum higginsianum IMI 349063 chromosome 3, whole genome shotgun sequence includes the following:
- a CDS encoding Adaptor complexes medium subunit family protein, encoding MASAVFFLDLKGKTLLARNYRGDIPMSAVEKFPVLLSEAEEESSAVPPCFSHEGINYLYIRHNNLYLLALTKRNTNAAEILLFLHKIVEVFTEYFKALEEESIRDNFVIIYELLDEMMDFGYPQTTESKILQEYITQESHKLEIQARPPIAVTNAVSWRSEGIRYRKNEVFLDVVESLNLLVSANGNVLRSEILGAIKMKCYLSGMPELRLGLNDKVMFETTGRTTRGKAIEMEDVKFHQCVRLSRFENDRTISFIPPDGEFELMSYRLNTQVKPLIWVECVVESHSGSRIEYMLKAKAQFKRRSTANNVEIIVPVPDDADTPRFRTNIGAVHYAPEQSAIVWKIKQFGGNKEFMMRAELGLPSVRGDDEHGGGMTGGFGGSMGGVGAPGKGAKRPIQVKFEIPYFTTSGIQVRYLKITEPKLQYPSLPWVRYITQSGDIAVRLPDAV
- a CDS encoding SET domain-containing protein, with product MAAAGDFNSASQQFLSWFQSLQGATFHEDIQIVDLRGQNAGRGIIATKDIAPETVLFTIPRKSIINTETSELPKKIPQVFTGNDGDDEDMENEPLDSWGSLILVMIYEYLQGDASPWKPYFEVLPDKFDTLMFWESSDLEWLRGSAVLSKIGKDEADEMFRSRILSVIAANPTIFFPQGVAQPSETELLQLAHRMGSIIMAYAFDLENEEEPEEENEEWVEDRDGKTMLGMVPMADILNADAEFNAHVNHGEDDLSVVALRPIKAGEEILNYYGPHPNSELLRRYGYVTPKHSRYDVVEIPWDLVQSILTEQLRLTDDVWKQLAEHVDPEDFEDVFVLERDSGEPDSEGRLTTPAKVQEVSAELEEQLKAVLKAIKKVRGDLIPDKRKRDEVYQHVVAAALQKLLAQYPTTAEEDEALLASGNLTSRQRMAVEVRLGEKRLLKEALQMDGSGHGNTVEEIHDEGQERSSKRARTAQ